One window of the Caminibacter pacificus genome contains the following:
- a CDS encoding glucose-6-phosphate isomerase, translated as MEYNLYFDYENKKAEKEAFENVLKEYESQEIGYYHLPESSMKFKDINFEDFSEIAIIGIGGSSLGTKAIYEMIKNKFPLKKMVFLENPDPIDLIGKFKELKNPLFFVISKSGKTIETISIFKKVIEHFKLKPKAKNLKIITDPGSPLEKFAIDWGIECFNLPKNVGGRFSVLSAVGMIPLKAAGADIVSILQGAKDFRDRFFEKNELHLLKKASFYARNYKIYPVNVLFAYATILSAFKEWFVQLFGESLGKNGKEIMPVGHIGSIDQHSFLQLLMEGMGHKTITFLQIKNFDPDFKIPNINLPYLNATDFVNDHTFAELINKECEATKEALLAKEYPVDEIIMESLNLKNIGELIMYYEILTSAIGSLLEVNTYNQPGVEIGKTILRNKF; from the coding sequence ATGGAATACAATCTTTATTTTGATTACGAAAACAAAAAAGCCGAAAAAGAAGCTTTTGAGAACGTATTAAAAGAGTACGAATCTCAAGAAATAGGCTATTATCACCTGCCTGAGAGTTCTATGAAATTCAAAGATATAAATTTTGAAGATTTTAGCGAAATAGCGATTATCGGTATCGGTGGAAGTTCGCTTGGTACGAAAGCCATTTATGAAATGATAAAAAATAAATTTCCTCTTAAAAAAATGGTTTTTCTGGAAAATCCCGACCCTATCGATTTGATTGGAAAATTCAAAGAGCTGAAAAATCCTCTCTTTTTTGTCATCTCAAAATCGGGAAAAACAATAGAAACTATCTCGATTTTCAAAAAAGTAATAGAACACTTCAAACTAAAACCAAAAGCTAAAAACCTAAAAATCATAACCGACCCCGGAAGTCCTCTTGAAAAATTCGCAATAGATTGGGGAATTGAATGTTTTAATCTCCCAAAAAACGTAGGAGGAAGATTTTCGGTATTAAGTGCGGTAGGGATGATACCTCTAAAAGCCGCAGGAGCGGATATAGTCTCTATTTTGCAAGGTGCAAAAGACTTTAGAGACCGATTTTTTGAAAAAAACGAACTTCATTTATTAAAAAAAGCTTCGTTTTATGCAAGAAATTACAAAATCTACCCCGTAAACGTACTTTTTGCATATGCGACGATTCTTAGTGCTTTTAAAGAGTGGTTCGTTCAGCTTTTCGGAGAATCTCTTGGCAAAAACGGAAAAGAGATTATGCCTGTGGGTCATATAGGAAGTATCGATCAGCATTCTTTTTTGCAACTTTTAATGGAAGGAATGGGTCATAAAACGATAACTTTCTTACAAATCAAAAACTTCGACCCCGATTTCAAAATCCCGAATATCAACCTCCCATACCTTAACGCTACCGATTTCGTAAACGACCACACTTTTGCCGAGCTTATCAACAAAGAGTGCGAAGCGACAAAAGAAGCCCTGCTCGCAAAAGAGTATCCGGTGGATGAGATAATAATGGAGAGTTTAAACCTAAAAAATATCGGCGAACTGATTATGTATTACGAGATTTTAACCTCAGCAATAGGTAGTCTTCTTGAAGTAAATACATACAATCAGCCGGGGGTCGAAATTGGAAAAACAATTCTCAGAAATAAATTTTAA
- the purH gene encoding bifunctional phosphoribosylaminoimidazolecarboxamide formyltransferase/IMP cyclohydrolase: MAKRALLSVSDKTGIVDFAKNLVDLGFEIISTGGTKRILQENGINAIDISEITKFPECFGGRVKTLNPYVHGGILYRSGIDDEEAKKLGIQRIDLVAVNLYPFKETIERTDDFDEIIENIDIGGPTMVRSAAKNFKDVIIVTDPADYDVVVEALRDGKDTYEFRRDLMIKAYEHTAAYDSMIANYMNERFKDGFGDKRFIVGKKVFNTRYGENPHQRGALYEFEDFYENLRTLKGEASFNNLTDINGAVKLAVSLGEGAITIIKHANPCGAAKKEDLVTTWQKALECDPVSAYGGVVAVNGVVTKELAEEINKIFVEVLIAGTITEEAVKVFEKKKRIKLFDLGQPKLEIPGDVWDFKHIEGGFVFQDADRVLEDEVANAKCVTKVCVDDKRDLEMAWKIAALTKSNCVAFVKDSQLVAIGMGMTSRVDATRCAVEKAKSLGLDIKGASLASEAFFPFRDSVDYAAEVGVKAIIQPGGSIRDDEVIQAADEAGIAMYFTGKRHFLH; the protein is encoded by the coding sequence ATGGCAAAAAGAGCGCTTTTAAGTGTTAGTGATAAAACCGGAATCGTTGATTTTGCAAAAAATTTGGTTGATTTGGGATTCGAAATCATCTCAACTGGCGGGACTAAAAGAATTTTACAAGAAAACGGAATTAACGCTATAGATATTAGTGAAATTACAAAATTTCCTGAGTGTTTCGGCGGAAGAGTTAAAACTCTTAATCCTTACGTGCACGGGGGGATTTTATATAGAAGCGGGATTGATGATGAAGAAGCAAAGAAACTCGGAATTCAAAGAATAGATTTGGTGGCCGTAAATTTATATCCTTTTAAAGAGACGATTGAAAGAACGGATGATTTTGATGAGATTATCGAAAACATAGATATCGGCGGACCTACGATGGTTAGAAGTGCCGCAAAAAACTTCAAAGACGTAATTATCGTAACCGACCCTGCCGATTACGACGTGGTGGTGGAGGCTTTGAGAGACGGCAAAGATACGTATGAATTCAGAAGAGATTTGATGATAAAAGCGTACGAGCATACGGCTGCGTATGATAGTATGATTGCAAACTATATGAACGAAAGATTTAAAGACGGATTCGGAGATAAAAGATTTATAGTCGGTAAAAAAGTATTTAACACAAGATACGGAGAAAACCCTCACCAAAGAGGTGCGCTTTATGAATTTGAAGATTTTTATGAAAACCTAAGAACTCTAAAAGGTGAAGCAAGTTTCAATAACCTAACAGATATTAACGGAGCTGTAAAACTTGCCGTTAGTCTTGGAGAAGGAGCGATTACGATTATCAAACACGCAAACCCATGCGGTGCGGCAAAAAAAGAAGATTTGGTAACTACATGGCAAAAAGCGCTTGAATGCGATCCTGTGAGTGCATACGGAGGAGTTGTTGCGGTAAACGGAGTGGTGACAAAAGAACTTGCCGAAGAGATTAATAAAATTTTCGTAGAAGTACTTATAGCCGGGACTATCACCGAAGAAGCGGTAAAAGTATTTGAAAAGAAAAAAAGAATAAAACTTTTCGATTTAGGTCAGCCTAAGCTTGAAATTCCGGGTGATGTTTGGGATTTCAAACATATCGAGGGTGGATTTGTTTTTCAAGATGCCGATAGAGTGCTTGAAGATGAAGTGGCAAATGCTAAATGCGTAACTAAAGTTTGCGTTGATGATAAAAGAGATTTGGAAATGGCGTGGAAAATCGCCGCTCTTACAAAATCAAACTGCGTAGCTTTTGTAAAAGATTCTCAACTTGTAGCTATCGGTATGGGTATGACAAGCAGAGTTGACGCTACAAGATGTGCGGTTGAAAAAGCAAAAAGCTTGGGGCTTGATATAAAAGGCGCGTCACTTGCAAGCGAAGCTTTCTTCCCATTCCGCGATAGCGTAGATTACGCGGCTGAGGTAGGAGTAAAAGCTATTATCCAACCTGGCGGCTCTATAAGAGACGACGAGGTGATTCAAGCGGCTGATGAAGCCGGAATCGCTATGTATTTCACAGGAAAGAGACACTTCTTACACTAA
- the ade gene encoding adenine deaminase, which yields MKVTANLVDILQQKIYPAQITIRNQKITSIKRVSKAKSYILPGFIDSHIHIESSMLPPSSFAMLALKHGTIATISDPHEIANVLGLKGVYYMLENAKKTPLKIYFGASPCVPATRFETSGAKLGVKEIEELLKRDDILYLSEVMNFPGVIANEKEIMRKIAIAKKYKKHIDGHCPGLRGENLSKYISAGIETDHESFTLEEAEEKIKKGLKIEIREGSAAKNYEALHPLIAKYPDKLMFCSDDRHPDDLEKEHINSLVKRSLKKGYDLFDVLKIACINPVIHYGLDVGMLRVGDKADFIIVDNLENFEVQKTIIDGKIAYSKEEKDSFSVPEIINNFHTSPKKEEDFEIEKCEEYLVIKAIDKQLITEKRYFKGEVPNIKNDILLFSVVNRYQNAKPALGLIEGFGLKKGAIASSVAHDSHNIVAVGCDKKSLSIVINEIIKHKGGICVYDGEKTDILELDIAGLMSSKEPHFVAKKYAKLQQKAKNLGSSLTSPFMTLSFMALLVIPKLKLSDKGLFDSEKFEFTKICKSQKGF from the coding sequence ATGAAAGTAACTGCAAATTTAGTAGATATTTTACAACAAAAAATCTATCCCGCACAAATCACAATCCGAAATCAAAAAATCACTTCCATAAAAAGAGTATCAAAAGCAAAAAGCTACATACTACCCGGATTTATCGACTCTCACATACATATCGAAAGCTCGATGCTGCCGCCCTCTTCCTTTGCAATGCTTGCTCTAAAACACGGCACAATAGCAACTATCAGCGACCCTCACGAAATTGCTAACGTTTTAGGATTAAAAGGCGTTTATTATATGCTCGAAAATGCAAAAAAAACGCCTCTAAAAATATATTTCGGAGCGAGTCCCTGCGTACCGGCGACACGATTTGAAACAAGCGGAGCGAAACTCGGAGTAAAAGAAATAGAAGAGTTGCTAAAAAGAGATGATATTTTATATCTTAGCGAAGTGATGAACTTTCCGGGTGTAATCGCTAATGAAAAAGAGATAATGCGAAAAATAGCTATTGCAAAAAAATACAAAAAACATATCGACGGACACTGCCCGGGTCTAAGAGGCGAAAATTTAAGCAAATATATCTCAGCCGGAATCGAAACGGACCATGAAAGTTTTACTCTTGAAGAAGCCGAAGAAAAGATAAAAAAAGGACTGAAAATTGAAATAAGAGAAGGAAGTGCTGCAAAAAATTATGAAGCGCTTCATCCGCTTATTGCAAAATATCCCGACAAATTAATGTTTTGTTCGGACGATAGACACCCTGACGATTTGGAAAAAGAGCATATTAATTCGCTTGTAAAAAGAAGCCTAAAAAAAGGTTACGACCTTTTTGACGTATTAAAAATCGCTTGTATTAATCCTGTTATCCATTACGGACTTGATGTAGGAATGCTTAGAGTAGGAGACAAAGCCGATTTTATAATCGTCGATAATTTAGAGAATTTCGAAGTTCAAAAGACAATAATAGATGGCAAAATCGCTTACAGTAAAGAAGAAAAAGATAGTTTTTCAGTTCCTGAAATCATAAACAATTTTCACACTTCCCCAAAAAAAGAAGAAGATTTCGAAATAGAAAAATGTGAAGAATATTTGGTAATAAAAGCAATTGATAAACAACTGATAACCGAAAAAAGATATTTTAAAGGCGAAGTTCCTAATATAAAAAACGATATTTTACTCTTTAGCGTAGTAAACAGATACCAAAACGCAAAACCGGCTCTCGGCTTGATTGAAGGTTTCGGATTAAAAAAAGGAGCGATAGCCTCAAGCGTCGCCCATGATTCTCACAATATCGTAGCTGTGGGATGTGATAAAAAATCTTTATCTATCGTAATAAACGAAATCATTAAACACAAAGGCGGAATTTGTGTATATGACGGGGAAAAAACGGATATTTTAGAGCTTGATATCGCGGGACTTATGAGTTCGAAAGAGCCTCATTTCGTAGCGAAAAAATATGCGAAACTACAACAAAAAGCAAAAAATTTAGGCTCATCTCTTACATCACCTTTTATGACTCTTTCATTTATGGCGCTTTTGGTGATTCCTAAATTAAAATTATCGGACAAAGGACTTTTTGATAGTGAAAAATTCGAATTCACTAAAATATGCAAAAGCCAAAAAGGCTTTTAG
- a CDS encoding lipoyl protein ligase domain-containing protein: MEKQFSEINFKDLGLIEYEKFLKIQEKLTPLNQNFLLFATHYPVFTVGESEAKAFPFAVPVKRGGSITYFDEGTLMLYFIFNVKSPPLFFKKVRLVLNRFFSNFNLPIYYDKNRPGYYIQNRKIASLGFSYIKNRSNHGVSIHLNPNLTTFNQIRPCNLSQVKATSLYNEGVYINQETAKEMLKEYIKEVFYETKSKGSLI, translated from the coding sequence TTGGAAAAACAATTCTCAGAAATAAATTTTAAAGATTTAGGTTTAATTGAATACGAAAAGTTCCTAAAAATCCAAGAAAAACTGACACCTCTTAATCAAAATTTCCTCCTTTTTGCCACTCACTATCCCGTTTTTACGGTGGGAGAGAGCGAAGCAAAAGCATTTCCTTTTGCCGTACCGGTAAAAAGAGGCGGAAGCATTACATATTTTGACGAGGGGACTTTAATGCTCTATTTTATTTTCAACGTCAAATCCCCTCCTCTTTTTTTCAAAAAAGTACGCCTTGTGTTAAATAGATTTTTTTCAAATTTCAATTTACCAATTTATTACGATAAAAATAGACCGGGATACTATATCCAAAACAGAAAAATAGCATCTTTGGGATTTTCATACATAAAAAACCGCTCGAATCACGGAGTTTCGATACACCTTAATCCCAATTTGACCACTTTTAACCAAATTAGACCATGCAATTTAAGCCAAGTCAAAGCAACTTCGTTGTATAATGAGGGAGTATATATCAATCAGGAAACGGCTAAGGAAATGTTAAAAGAGTATATAAAAGAGGTGTTTTATGAAACCAAAAGTAAAGGCTCCCTCATTTGA
- a CDS encoding macro domain-containing protein, translating to MYKVVIKKGDIFSEKSADFIVNPSNTELILGSGVSGAFRRVCGSALQNEMRKLAPIKQGEVAVTDCPGHPEYKKALHVAIMDYTSNNPSPTLEVIKKSLQNIEKIIKNHTPCKIVLPLMGVGVGGLDKEEVIKIYKEFFFKNVDFDCEVVIYGYKDEDYTLLKKYFEK from the coding sequence GTGTATAAGGTAGTGATTAAAAAAGGGGATATTTTTAGTGAAAAGAGCGCTGATTTTATTGTAAATCCTTCCAATACCGAGCTTATTTTAGGTAGCGGTGTTAGCGGTGCTTTTAGAAGAGTTTGTGGTAGTGCTTTGCAAAATGAGATGAGAAAATTAGCACCGATAAAGCAAGGAGAGGTTGCTGTTACCGACTGCCCGGGACATCCGGAATATAAAAAGGCTCTTCACGTTGCAATAATGGACTATACTTCGAATAATCCTTCTCCTACACTTGAAGTCATTAAAAAATCATTACAAAATATTGAAAAAATCATTAAAAATCATACTCCTTGCAAGATTGTTTTGCCGTTAATGGGAGTAGGAGTCGGGGGTCTTGATAAAGAAGAAGTTATTAAAATTTATAAAGAGTTTTTTTTTAAAAATGTAGATTTTGATTGTGAGGTGGTAATTTACGGATACAAAGATGAAGATTACACACTTTTGAAAAAATACTTTGAAAAATAA
- a CDS encoding MTH1187 family thiamine-binding protein produces MSVLVEFAMFPTDKGESVSEYVSRIIKMFKDSDIAYELTPMGTVFEVDTIEEATNVINNAYKQLEADCNRVYTTIKMDIRKNKSNRMKQKIESIKKKIGEVNAKA; encoded by the coding sequence ATGAGCGTTTTGGTTGAATTTGCGATGTTTCCGACCGATAAGGGTGAGAGCGTAAGCGAATATGTTAGCAGAATAATCAAAATGTTTAAAGATAGCGATATTGCGTATGAGCTCACTCCTATGGGGACGGTTTTTGAAGTGGATACGATTGAAGAAGCTACAAACGTAATAAACAACGCCTATAAACAGCTTGAAGCGGATTGCAATAGAGTTTATACGACTATAAAAATGGATATAAGAAAAAATAAATCAAACAGAATGAAGCAAAAAATCGAATCGATAAAGAAAAAAATCGGCGAAGTGAATGCTAAAGCTTAA
- a CDS encoding ATP-binding cassette domain-containing protein, whose product MLKLKFKHLFLDIELEAEDSFAILGPNGSGKSLLLSVITHELYPQKLFKREVFGKTLTLKEARETFGVVNNTLEYFYKNENISVFDAVISSFKNALVVYNFFDFSDEEKNKTKEILDFFSLKPNQAVSTLSLGEMKKLLIARALVHNPKILCLDEPTNGLDIKAKHQFLELIEGLDVKKIMITHDFSEVFSYGKIIMLSKGKIFKVANRVEKEDIIELFGIDEKIYRRFYG is encoded by the coding sequence ATGCTAAAGCTTAAATTTAAACATCTGTTTTTGGATATCGAACTTGAAGCGGAGGATAGTTTTGCTATTTTAGGGCCCAACGGCAGCGGGAAGAGTCTGCTTTTAAGCGTAATAACTCACGAATTATATCCTCAAAAGCTTTTTAAAAGAGAGGTTTTCGGTAAAACTTTAACATTAAAGGAGGCAAGAGAGACATTCGGAGTTGTGAATAACACTCTTGAATATTTTTATAAAAATGAAAATATTTCGGTATTCGATGCGGTTATCAGCTCTTTTAAAAATGCGCTTGTGGTTTATAATTTTTTTGATTTTTCAGATGAAGAGAAAAATAAAACAAAAGAGATTTTGGATTTTTTCTCTCTTAAGCCGAATCAGGCGGTAAGTACGTTGTCTCTTGGAGAGATGAAAAAACTTTTGATTGCAAGGGCTTTGGTTCATAATCCTAAAATTTTATGTCTTGACGAGCCGACAAACGGGCTTGATATAAAAGCTAAACATCAGTTTTTGGAGTTGATTGAGGGGCTTGATGTTAAAAAGATAATGATAACACACGATTTTAGTGAAGTTTTTTCGTATGGTAAGATTATTATGTTAAGTAAAGGTAAGATTTTTAAAGTCGCAAATAGAGTGGAAAAAGAGGATATCATCGAACTTTTTGGGATTGATGAAAAAATTTACAGGAGATTTTATGGATAG
- a CDS encoding lipoyl synthase, with product MKPKVKAPSFEAISKTLSIIEKYSLSTVCYSSKCPNISECFKRGTATFMIMGNICTRNCKFCNVTSAKPLPLDENEPLKIAKAVKELNLNYVVTTSVDRDDLSDYGSTHFYNVIEKIAALNPNTKIESLTPDFRGDINALNLMISSKSYKLAHNIETTKRLHKKLKPKSSYTLSLKVLEYYSKFKITKSSIIVGFGETFEEIEETMRDLKNAGLSQLTIGQYLRPSPKHYPVKKYYSKEEFELLENMAYSIGFKAVVAGELVRSSYFADKL from the coding sequence ATGAAACCAAAAGTAAAGGCTCCCTCATTTGAGGCTATCTCAAAAACTTTAAGCATAATCGAAAAATACTCTCTTAGTACCGTATGCTACTCTTCAAAATGCCCCAATATCAGCGAATGTTTCAAAAGAGGCACGGCTACATTTATGATTATGGGAAATATCTGCACGAGAAACTGTAAATTTTGCAACGTCACAAGCGCAAAACCTCTACCTCTTGATGAAAACGAACCCCTAAAAATAGCAAAAGCCGTAAAAGAGCTGAATCTAAACTACGTCGTAACAACATCCGTTGATAGAGACGATTTGAGCGATTACGGAAGCACTCATTTTTATAACGTAATAGAAAAAATAGCCGCTTTAAACCCCAATACCAAAATAGAAAGCCTAACCCCCGATTTCAGAGGAGACATCAACGCACTAAATTTAATGATAAGCTCCAAAAGCTATAAATTGGCTCACAATATCGAAACGACTAAAAGACTTCACAAAAAGCTAAAACCGAAAAGCTCTTATACTTTAAGCTTAAAAGTTTTGGAATATTATTCGAAATTTAAAATCACAAAATCATCTATAATCGTCGGATTCGGCGAGACATTCGAAGAGATTGAAGAGACTATGAGAGATTTAAAAAACGCAGGCCTTTCACAACTAACGATAGGTCAATACCTAAGACCATCACCAAAACACTATCCGGTAAAAAAATATTATTCAAAAGAAGAATTCGAGCTATTAGAAAATATGGCTTATTCGATAGGTTTTAAAGCGGTAGTTGCTGGTGAGCTTGTCAGAAGCAGTTATTTTGCTGATAAACTATAA
- a CDS encoding acetate--CoA ligase family protein, translated as MKEAEVYKLLDKYGISHPKYKLFKLNEEVSFDTFPCVIKIHSDKVVHKSDVGGVITNIQNNRSLKSAKKEIIKNLKKHSITLDEDDEFIVEEEIKGIELFLGGVFDTIFEETIVFGKGGTLVEIEKDITYIDTESDEKEILKSIEKTKISKIFPQFRGKKYDLKLLIKTIKKFQKMFKNEDILEIDINPLIINEKGIFAVDARIKKGEKQKKEFVKKNNSLFNIKNVAIFGATDKKEKVGYAIAKNALKSKANIYFVNPKLKTLFNKKVYNSLNQLPQIDTAVIAIPTKYVLENVKSLIKKGVKNIIIISAGFKESGNIQAEEELSRLAKENDINIVGPNCLGIYYSKLNLNLTFAKSKIYKGKIGLISQSGAVLTALMDKASKYKIGFSHIISMGNMADFNFAHAIKELNEQKSCEVIAIYAEGMQFGKAFLEAIRNSKKPILLFKAGKSDAAKKAAFSHTGNIAGDYEMIMTLSEIAGAKIKDSIESLIFSPKFLNEQNVIILTNAGGPGTILTDLVSKHKDLLELDKKTIEKLNAILPPTWSHNNPIDIIGDATAKRYKNALEIIKNLSDIIFVIITPQYMTNAKAIAKELLNYKNTIPILLGDKSFESAKKLLDKNKKLYFTSLEEASKIL; from the coding sequence ATGAAAGAAGCAGAAGTTTATAAACTACTCGATAAATACGGAATTTCACACCCTAAATACAAACTTTTCAAATTAAATGAAGAGGTGAGTTTCGATACTTTTCCTTGCGTAATAAAAATCCACAGCGACAAAGTGGTTCATAAAAGCGATGTGGGAGGAGTCATTACCAATATTCAAAACAACAGAAGTCTCAAATCCGCAAAAAAAGAGATTATTAAAAACCTAAAAAAACACTCGATAACCCTCGATGAAGACGATGAATTTATAGTCGAAGAAGAGATTAAGGGAATCGAGCTTTTCTTGGGCGGGGTTTTCGATACTATTTTTGAAGAGACTATCGTTTTTGGAAAAGGCGGCACTCTTGTAGAGATAGAAAAAGACATAACCTACATCGACACCGAATCGGATGAAAAAGAGATACTGAAATCTATCGAAAAAACAAAAATTTCAAAAATTTTTCCTCAGTTTAGAGGCAAAAAATACGACCTGAAACTTTTGATAAAAACGATAAAAAAATTCCAAAAAATGTTTAAAAACGAAGATATTTTAGAAATAGACATAAACCCGCTGATAATCAACGAAAAAGGGATATTCGCTGTCGATGCGAGAATAAAAAAAGGTGAAAAACAAAAAAAAGAGTTCGTTAAAAAAAACAACTCGCTTTTTAATATAAAAAACGTCGCAATTTTCGGTGCAACCGACAAAAAAGAAAAAGTCGGCTACGCAATAGCCAAAAACGCCCTAAAAAGCAAAGCGAATATCTATTTTGTCAATCCGAAACTAAAAACTCTTTTTAACAAAAAAGTCTATAACTCTCTAAATCAACTACCTCAAATCGATACAGCGGTTATCGCCATTCCGACAAAATACGTACTCGAGAATGTCAAATCACTAATCAAAAAGGGAGTTAAAAATATAATTATTATCTCAGCAGGGTTTAAAGAGAGCGGAAATATTCAAGCCGAAGAAGAATTAAGCCGCCTTGCAAAAGAAAACGACATAAATATCGTAGGCCCGAACTGCCTTGGGATTTATTATTCAAAACTAAACCTCAACCTAACTTTTGCAAAAAGCAAAATTTATAAAGGAAAAATCGGACTTATCTCTCAAAGCGGAGCTGTTTTGACTGCGCTTATGGATAAGGCATCAAAATATAAAATCGGTTTTTCTCATATCATTTCTATGGGGAATATGGCGGATTTCAATTTCGCACACGCAATAAAAGAGCTAAACGAACAAAAATCATGTGAAGTTATCGCAATTTATGCAGAAGGCATGCAATTCGGAAAAGCGTTTTTAGAAGCCATAAGAAACTCTAAAAAACCTATTTTACTCTTTAAAGCCGGAAAAAGCGACGCGGCCAAAAAAGCCGCCTTTTCTCATACCGGAAATATCGCCGGGGATTATGAAATGATTATGACCTTAAGCGAAATAGCAGGAGCCAAAATAAAAGACTCTATTGAGTCATTAATTTTCTCACCGAAATTCTTAAACGAACAAAACGTTATAATCCTCACAAACGCGGGAGGTCCCGGTACGATTCTTACCGACCTTGTAAGCAAACACAAAGACCTCTTAGAACTCGATAAAAAAACAATTGAAAAACTAAACGCCATCCTCCCTCCGACATGGTCTCACAACAACCCTATCGACATCATAGGCGACGCTACGGCAAAAAGATACAAAAACGCTCTTGAAATTATTAAAAATCTAAGCGATATAATTTTTGTAATTATTACTCCTCAATATATGACAAACGCAAAAGCTATTGCAAAAGAGCTTCTAAACTATAAAAACACTATCCCGATACTTCTTGGAGACAAATCGTTTGAAAGTGCGAAAAAATTACTTGATAAAAACAAAAAACTCTACTTCACTTCATTAGAGGAGGCTTCAAAAATCCTATAG
- a CDS encoding 6-phosphofructokinase, with protein sequence MNIAILTSGGDSSGMNPAIKKFVECCYEKNYTPYFIYDGLEGMIDGKIKKASYKDVAGIIYRGGTIIRSSRSKRWYEKKYRKIAYENLKNNKIDALIILGGDGSFRALDVFYDEFKIPFMGIPATIDNDIPLNEYTIGVDTALNVIREAVDDIRDTASSFSRAFVIETMGRECGYLALTSAVANGAEMCLIPEVKYNLDNLKKRYLDEIKNGRSYFLAIVAEGLNISYKIKEWFEKEIGFESRVTILGHIQRGGSPTVIERLRTAEFVKTALDNIEKNPDKIVTYYDDKFVLRDLKDIVNSKYELDENMLALAKKLMGI encoded by the coding sequence ATGAATATAGCGATACTAACCAGCGGAGGTGATAGCAGCGGAATGAATCCCGCTATTAAAAAATTCGTCGAATGCTGTTACGAAAAAAACTACACTCCCTATTTCATATATGACGGCTTAGAGGGAATGATTGATGGAAAAATAAAAAAAGCTTCTTACAAAGACGTCGCCGGAATAATTTATAGAGGCGGTACTATTATTCGCTCAAGCAGAAGCAAAAGGTGGTATGAAAAAAAATATAGAAAAATAGCCTACGAAAACCTAAAAAACAACAAAATAGACGCTCTTATAATTTTAGGAGGTGACGGAAGTTTTAGAGCGCTTGATGTTTTTTATGATGAATTCAAAATACCTTTTATGGGAATTCCAGCAACAATAGACAACGACATACCTCTAAACGAGTACACCATAGGAGTCGATACGGCTCTAAACGTCATAAGAGAAGCGGTAGATGACATCAGAGATACCGCAAGCAGCTTCAGCCGTGCTTTCGTAATCGAAACTATGGGAAGAGAGTGCGGATATTTAGCGCTAACAAGTGCCGTGGCAAACGGAGCTGAGATGTGTTTAATACCGGAAGTAAAATATAACCTCGACAATCTCAAAAAAAGATACCTCGACGAAATAAAAAACGGCAGAAGTTATTTTTTGGCAATTGTCGCGGAGGGACTTAATATTTCATACAAAATAAAAGAGTGGTTTGAAAAAGAGATAGGATTTGAGAGCAGAGTTACGATACTCGGTCATATCCAAAGAGGCGGCTCACCTACGGTGATAGAGAGACTAAGAACTGCGGAATTTGTAAAAACCGCCCTTGATAATATCGAAAAAAACCCTGACAAAATCGTAACTTATTATGATGATAAATTCGTACTTAGAGATTTAAAAGATATCGTAAATTCAAAATACGAACTCGATGAAAATATGCTTGCTTTAGCAAAAAAATTAATGGGGATTTAA